One part of the Arabidopsis thaliana chromosome 1 sequence genome encodes these proteins:
- a CDS encoding Cupredoxin superfamily protein (Cupredoxin superfamily protein; FUNCTIONS IN: electron carrier activity, copper ion binding; LOCATED IN: anchored to membrane; EXPRESSED IN: 17 plant structures; EXPRESSED DURING: 9 growth stages; CONTAINS InterPro DOMAIN/s: Plastocyanin-like (InterPro:IPR003245), Cupredoxin (InterPro:IPR008972), Blue (type 1) copper domain (InterPro:IPR000923); BEST Arabidopsis thaliana protein match is: Cupredoxin superfamily protein (TAIR:AT1G22480.1); Has 1425 Blast hits to 1386 proteins in 65 species: Archae - 0; Bacteria - 2; Metazoa - 0; Fungi - 0; Plants - 1420; Viruses - 0; Other Eukaryotes - 3 (source: NCBI BLink).) — protein sequence MANLCTLVGFLVIIFFNVFAPASSASHPVEWSLGKDYSSLATGKSFAVGDTIVFNYGAGHTVDEVSESDYKSCTLGNAISSDSSGTTSIALKTPGPHYFICGIPGHCTGGMKLSVIVPAASSGGSTGDGTTDKNTPVQDGKTTPSEGKKASPSASATAVLKPLDALVVTCVVALMYTLALP from the exons atggCAAACTTGTGTACACTTGTTGGTTTTCttgtcatcatcttcttcaatgtgTTTGCACCTGCCTCTTCTGCCAGTCACCCCGTCGAATGGTCGCTCGGGAAAGACTATAGCTCGTTGGCTACCGGAAAGTCCTTCGCGGTCGGCGATACCATCG TGTTCAACTACGGTGCGGGTCACACGGTGGACGAAGTGAGCGAAAGTGACTACAAGAGTTGCACATTGGGGAACGCAATTTCTTCGGACAGTAGTGGAACCACAAGTATAGCTCTCAAGACACCTGGTCCTCACTACTTCATCTGCGGTATCCCCGGCCACTGCACTGGCGGGATGAAGCTCTCTGTCATTGTTCCAGCAGCTTCATCAGGCGGCAGTACTGGAGACGGTACCACTGACAAAAATACACCCGTACAAGACGGAAAAACTACACCCTCAGAAGGTAAAAAGGCTAGTCCTTCTGCTTCGGCCACGGCCGTGTTGAAGCCGTTGGATGCtttggttgtgacttgtgtAGTTGCATTGATGTACACTTTGGCTCTCCCTTAA
- a CDS encoding uncharacterized protein (unknown protein; BEST Arabidopsis thaliana protein match is: unknown protein (TAIR:AT1G22470.1); Has 65 Blast hits to 63 proteins in 13 species: Archae - 0; Bacteria - 0; Metazoa - 1; Fungi - 0; Plants - 64; Viruses - 0; Other Eukaryotes - 0 (source: NCBI BLink).) → MANFLINRRTRRTMKSKKAEEGKRSDSNSNSDNNFSCKKHTKHRQSPGICSLCLTERLSKLSLEYYDYTKKAVETATYCGSTSTSSSSSVSSCYSSSSVSSCSSPLQYRYREKKKDGKKQSFLFRLLLGSIVD, encoded by the coding sequence ATGGCGAATTTTCTCATCAacagaagaacaagaagaacaatgaaatcaaagaaagctGAAGAAGGGAAGAGATCGGATTCAAATTCTAATTCAGACAATAACTTCTCATGCAAGAAGCACACGAAACATAGACAGTCTCCTGGAATCTGTTCTCTCTGTCTCACCGAGAGGCTCTCTAAGCTATCTCTGGAGTACTACGATTACACTAAGAAGGCAGTTGAAACGGCGACGTATTGCGGCTcaacatcaacatcttcttcctcgtcggTCTCGTCTtgttactcttcttcttctgtctcttCTTGTTCGTCTCCTTTGCAATATCGGtatagagaaaagaagaaggatgggaAGAAACAAAGCTTCTTGTTCAGATTATTGCTCGGATCCATCGTAGACTAG